Proteins from one Aspergillus nidulans FGSC A4 chromosome VIII genomic window:
- a CDS encoding uncharacterized protein (transcript_id=CADANIAT00002172) produces the protein MLTQELQRLGRELSSLDRISEGEEGSELEGTTQINQLNIVLSFVTMAQKPLTVTQLEAILEIIFREEVLNLEDDLCLPEMEADDRLPLVILQLLIFYNNMLAYYTSENINSRENTPMDMQLYHSQVYKIFAAAEIYKFQQTLLWHVRVAQALLLNGHLQEAQGQFQIALEEHKSAPTFDQLLLFIIYRDMARACSDIRRHGEALEHHELSEQLESLLAQLQHNARRTADAVKTANEA, from the exons ATGCTTACCCAAGAGCTACAGCGTCTGGGCCGGGAGTTGTCATCCTTGGACAGAATAtctgagggagaggagggatcAGAACTGGAAGGCACAACCCAGATCAACCAACTGAACATTGTGCTTTCCTTTGTGACCATGGCACAGAAACCACTGACGGTCACTCAGCTGGAGGCCATTCTGGAGATTATCTTCAGAGAAGAAGTTTTGAACCTGGAGGATGACCTTT GCTTACCTGAGATGGAAGCTGATGACAGATTACCTTTAGTTATTCTACAACTGTTGATATTCTACAACAACATGTTGGCATATTACACCTCTGAGAATATTAACTCTCGTGAAAACACGCCTATGGATATGCAACTGTACCATAGCCAAGTTTACAAAatttttgctgctgctgagatttATAAGTTTCAGCAGACGCTGCTCTGGCATGTTAGAGTCGCCCAAGCACTGCTGTTGAATGGTCATCTACAAGAGGCTCAGGGACAATTTCAGATTGCATTGGAAGAGCACAAGAGTGCTCCCACCTTCGACCAGCTCTTGCTATTTATTATTTACAGGGACATGGCGCGTGCATGCAGTGATATTAGAAGGCATGGAGAGGCACTGGAACACCATGAACTATCAGAGCAACTTGAGTCACTGTTGG CTCAATTGCAACATAATGCAAGGAGGACAGCCGACGCCGTCAAAACAGCCAACGAGGCATAG
- a CDS encoding uncharacterized protein (transcript_id=CADANIAT00002173) → MTFMADLDSREDRDAALHLLKDAEKRAMSRYNAVVQPQEANDSGTGELSQSLKVTCLTDEKAENQDGDDDDDDADRLNVRALANYLDECVNCRRELENIHFWGLLPPSELVGDGMVPLVSAEGNRQVIWVEEWKDSLAEKWETESFEYEGGLSAWCMRILPEPQRTRWAAFFMSQGGSGPGQSC, encoded by the exons ATG ACATTTATGGCTGATCTAGATAGCCGCGAGGACCGCGACGCAGCCTTGCATCTTCTCAAAGATGCCGAGAAGCGCGCCATGAGCAGGTATAATGCAGTGGTACAACCCCAAGAAGCAAATGACAGCGGGACAGGGGAACTCTCCCAGTCACTAAAAGTCACTTGTTTGACCgacgagaaggcagagaatcaggatggtgatgacgacgatgatgatgctgataGGCTAAATGTGCGGGCTTTAGCCAATTATTTGGATGAATGTGTGAACTGTCGGAGGGAGCTCGAGAATATCCACTTCTG GGGTCTTCTTCCCCCGTCGGAGCTGGTGGGTGATGGGATGGTGCCGCTTGTCTCGGCGGAGGGAAACAGACAAGTTATCTGGGtggaagagtggaaggacAGCCTTGCAGAGAAGTGGGAGACTGAAAGTTTTGAGTATGAGGGGGGTTTGTCAGCCTGGTGCATGAGAATCCTGCCCGAGCCACAGAGGACACGGTGGGCAGCCTTCTTTATGTCCCAGGGCGGATCTGGACCAGGCCAATCCTGCTAG